The window TAGATGTATTAACATTATTTCCTGAAATTTTTCAGTGTTTTTTCCAATGGAGTATTATTGGTCGGGCTATGAATAAAGAATTGGTCAGTTTAAATTCTATAAATATAAGGGATTTTTCTAAGGATAAACATAAGAAGGTAGATGATTACCCTTATGGTGGAGGCCCAGGCATGGTTATGCAGCCTGAGCCTATTTATGAAGCTATAAATAATGTTAAAACTGACTGTTCTAAGGTTATATATTTATCCCCAAAAGGAATTCCTTATACCCAAAGTGTAGCTAATAGATTATCTAAAGAAACACATTTAATATTATTAAGTGGTCATTATGAAGGAATAGATAATAGAGTAATAGAAAACTATGTAGATGAAGAAATTTCTATAGGAGACTATGTTTTAACTGGAGGAGAAATCCCAGCATTAGTTCTAGTAGATTCTATTGTCCGACTTATTCCAGGAGTACTAAGTAGCGAAGACTCATATATGGAGGAATCTCATTACAATGGCCTCTTAGAATATCCTCAATATACTAGACCTAGAGAATTTAAAGGACA is drawn from Tissierellales bacterium and contains these coding sequences:
- the trmD gene encoding tRNA (guanosine(37)-N1)-methyltransferase TrmD; protein product: MKIDVLTLFPEIFQCFFQWSIIGRAMNKELVSLNSINIRDFSKDKHKKVDDYPYGGGPGMVMQPEPIYEAINNVKTDCSKVIYLSPKGIPYTQSVANRLSKETHLILLSGHYEGIDNRVIENYVDEEISIGDYVLTGGEIPALVLVDSIVRLIPGVLSSEDSYMEESHYNGLLEYPQYTRPREFKG